One window of Medicago truncatula cultivar Jemalong A17 chromosome 2, MtrunA17r5.0-ANR, whole genome shotgun sequence genomic DNA carries:
- the LOC11423919 gene encoding F-box/kelch-repeat protein At3g06240 has translation MAPTNQKVSNHVPDDIVFSIFSKLPLKSANRFTCLGKSWSTLFENPYFINMFYKNIVSKYHSLYHEACLLLNYFESTENQWKLYLLSGERYESKVQMKWPHPFDRNYGYYPNILGSGINDTLCIYDREHDSIIELWNPATGELNSVPQNKARMYYEFEPIFNIHGFGYDHVRDDYKVIQYVVYIGGCEDEWQVAPPGPYWDIYSLRSNSWKKLYVDMPQRYLTSEGSMVYLNGVCHWWGKTYRQPSETFVVSFNLATEVPVTTLFPFDSHGLKRFDRHLTMLNGFVAMIVTYAKTSPSFHISISVLGEPGVEESWIKLFDVGLMSGIDHPIGAGKKGDIFLRKDDGELACLDLSTGVTENIGVKAERFHSQTVIYKKNIIPTGGIRN, from the coding sequence ATGGCTCCAACAAACCAAAAGGTTAGTAACCATGTTCCTGATGATATCGtcttctctattttttcaaaactacCTTTGAAATCTGCGAATAGGTTTACTTGTTTAGGCAAATCTTGGTCTACTTTATTTGAAAACCCTTATTTCATCAACatgttttacaaaaatattgtttcCAAATATCATTCACTGTATCATGAAGCATGTCTCCTTCTAAACTATTTTGAGAGTACTGAGAATCAATGGAAGTTGTATTTGCTTTCCGGTGAGAGATATGAGAGTAAAGTTCAAATGAAGTGGCCTCATCCTTTTGACAGAAACTATGGCTATTATCCGAATATTTTAGGTTCTGGTATTAATGACACTCTTTGTATCTACGATCGAGAGCATGATTCAATTATTGAGTTATGGAATCCAGCTACCGGGGAATTAAATAGTGTTCCTCAAAATAAGGCTAGGATGTACTATGAATTTGAACCTATTTTTAATATTCATGGATTTGGTTATGACCATGTTCGAGATGACTACAAGGTCATTCAATATGTTGTTTATATTGGAGGTTGTGAAGATGAGTGGCAAGTTGCACCGCCCGGTCCCTATTGGGATATATATAGTCTAAGAAGTAACTCTTGGAAAaaactttatgttgatatgccACAACGTTATTTGACTTCGGAAGGTTCTATGGTGTACTTAAATGGGGTTTGCCATTGGTGGGGAAAAACATATCGTCAACCAAGTGAAACATTTGTGGTGTCTTTTAACCTGGCCACTGAGGTGCCCGTTACTACTCTTTTTCCCTTTGATTCACACGGTTTAAAACGGTTTGATAGACACTTGACAATGTTAAATGGGTTTGTTGCTATGATTGTAACTTATGCAAAGACCAGTCCTTCTTTCCACATATCAATATCAGTTTTGGGAGAACCCGGTGTCGAGGAATCATGGATTAAGCTTTTCGATGTTGGACTCATGTCCGGCATCGACCATCCTATCGGAGCAGGGAAGAAGGGTGATATATTTTTGAGAAAAGATGATGGTGAACTTGCTTGTCTTGATTTAAGCACTGGAGTAACAGAAAACATTGGTGTTAAAGCTGAAAGATTTCATTCTCAAACAGTAATTtacaagaaaaatatcattCCGACAGGAGGAATAAGGAATTAG